Proteins encoded in a region of the Roseateles sp. SL47 genome:
- a CDS encoding cobalamin B12-binding domain-containing protein has protein sequence MAGWTTNRQAKRPPQRRRAELDATPSGAARSPTEVLTLDALLAARLESNGETPLPHRARAGPHEQLTRLVEAEIIPRLMLLHRPPPLAELPPCPMFVPTQAHVLTLSTLAVHDDGEAALLYVRSLVDLGATHEQVLLDLLAASARHMGRLWEEDLCSFSEVTIGLWRLQRVLHEFAQLEPPRLTGAAAGRRCLLAAVPGTQHTFGLSIVAEFFSRAGWDVDCEPRIGWKDLRVRLAQEPFEVFGLSISSGEQIAEVVSGILDIRRTAANPRLFVMVGGPMAALMPDLAERCGADAMASDARSAVALADASLPRRVRGV, from the coding sequence GTGGCTGGATGGACGACCAATCGGCAGGCCAAAAGGCCGCCACAACGCCGACGTGCGGAGCTGGATGCAACGCCCTCCGGCGCCGCGCGCAGCCCGACCGAAGTGCTGACCCTGGACGCCTTGCTGGCGGCCCGTCTGGAATCGAACGGTGAAACGCCGCTGCCGCATCGGGCGCGCGCCGGGCCCCATGAGCAGCTCACGCGGCTGGTGGAGGCGGAGATCATTCCGCGCCTGATGCTGCTGCACCGGCCGCCGCCGCTGGCGGAGCTGCCGCCGTGCCCGATGTTCGTGCCGACGCAGGCGCATGTGCTGACGCTCAGCACGCTGGCCGTCCACGACGATGGTGAGGCCGCATTGCTGTATGTGCGCAGTCTGGTGGACCTTGGTGCGACCCATGAGCAGGTGTTGCTGGACCTGCTGGCCGCCAGCGCCCGCCACATGGGGCGCTTGTGGGAGGAGGACCTCTGCAGCTTCTCCGAGGTCACCATCGGCCTGTGGCGCTTGCAGCGGGTGCTGCACGAGTTTGCCCAGTTGGAGCCACCGCGCCTGACGGGGGCCGCTGCGGGCCGTCGATGCCTGCTGGCGGCCGTGCCGGGCACGCAGCACACCTTTGGACTGTCCATCGTGGCGGAATTCTTCAGCCGTGCCGGCTGGGATGTCGACTGCGAGCCCCGCATCGGCTGGAAGGACCTTCGCGTCCGGCTGGCACAGGAACCCTTTGAGGTCTTCGGGCTGTCAATCTCTTCGGGCGAGCAGATCGCCGAGGTGGTGTCTGGTATTCTTGACATACGCAGGACGGCGGCCAATCCCCGCCTTTTTGTGATGGTCGGTGGACCCATGGCAGCCTTGATGCCGGACCTCGCGGAACGTTGCGGGGCCGATGCCATGGCCAGCGACGCCCGTTCGGCCGTGGCCTTGGCTGATGCCAGCCTGCCCCGCCGGGTTCGGGGCGTCTGA